One genomic window of Mogibacterium diversum includes the following:
- a CDS encoding thioester-forming surface-anchored protein, translated as MNRIINKLRNPIIATVLMLSIVLIPIFSSPFTEVHAEDIYQAYTKSGEYPASDHLKNPIYVRPDGSNAKGDVAYCFNDHRSFPDSAFSPRKTLYTKELGTAAKFEELADTERVNGEDLYNGLVRIIYDGYPNNKSGIKERYGLTDGQFRQITQYAVWYYTDTFNMPARDTSGNNFTENEKNAFNDLVNSTTAIPAGTKLDIYRAKDNSYQNLLSGHFQPNTPTPTPTTKEVEFSKVKLGGTELAGAQIEIYKGVQKVNEWTSGTTSHKIQLEPGTYRFHEEVAPAGFLAVTDFTFTVKADGTVELGTIAQGETVVAASGKITVTDNAQTTPTPQPNTKEIEFSKVKLGGTELAGAQIEIYKGVQKVNEWTSGTTSHKIQLEPGTYRFHEEVAPAGFLAVTDFTFTVKADGTVKLGTIAQGETVVAASGKITVTDNAKPEPTTPGTTPKPGAKKPSVVVKSKSPKTGDEGSFAQYALLLLSSGLALSAIGYNRRKNVK; from the coding sequence ATGAATAGAATAATCAATAAGTTGAGGAATCCTATAATAGCAACAGTGTTGATGTTATCTATTGTATTGATTCCAATTTTTTCTAGTCCATTTACTGAAGTACATGCTGAAGATATATATCAGGCGTACACAAAATCGGGAGAATATCCGGCTAGTGACCACCTTAAAAACCCAATCTACGTTAGACCGGATGGATCAAATGCTAAAGGTGATGTTGCGTACTGCTTTAATGATCATCGATCATTTCCAGATAGCGCATTTTCACCTAGAAAAACTTTATATACAAAGGAACTTGGAACAGCTGCAAAGTTTGAAGAACTTGCTGATACTGAAAGAGTGAACGGAGAAGATCTTTATAATGGATTAGTAAGGATAATTTACGATGGCTATCCTAACAACAAATCGGGAATAAAAGAAAGATATGGACTGACAGATGGACAGTTTAGACAGATAACACAGTATGCTGTTTGGTACTATACTGATACTTTCAATATGCCGGCAAGAGATACAAGTGGTAACAATTTCACTGAAAATGAGAAAAATGCATTTAACGATTTAGTTAATAGTACTACTGCAATTCCTGCTGGAACGAAACTTGATATTTATAGAGCAAAAGATAATAGCTATCAGAATTTATTAAGTGGCCATTTTCAGCCCAATACACCAACTCCAACACCGACAACCAAGGAAGTTGAGTTTAGTAAGGTGAAACTTGGCGGAACTGAACTTGCAGGAGCCCAAATTGAAATCTACAAGGGTGTTCAGAAGGTTAACGAGTGGACAAGTGGAACAACGAGCCACAAGATTCAGCTTGAGCCTGGAACATATAGATTCCATGAGGAGGTTGCACCAGCAGGATTCCTAGCGGTGACAGACTTTACATTTACAGTAAAGGCAGATGGAACAGTGGAGCTTGGAACAATCGCACAGGGCGAGACTGTAGTAGCTGCTAGTGGAAAGATAACTGTAACGGATAACGCTCAGACTACACCGACTCCACAGCCTAATACTAAGGAAATCGAGTTCAGCAAAGTGAAGCTCGGTGGTACAGAACTTGCAGGAGCCCAAATTGAAATCTACAAGGGTGTTCAGAAGGTTAACGAGTGGACAAGTGGAACAACGAGCCACAAGATTCAGCTTGAGCCTGGAACATATAGATTCCATGAGGAGGTTGCACCAGCAGGATTCCTAGCGGTGACAGACTTTACATTTACAGTAAAGGCAGATGGAACAGTGAAGCTTGGAACAATCGCACAGGGCGAGACTGTAGTAGCTGCTAGTGGAAAGATAACTGTAACGGATAACGCTAAGCCTGAACCGACAACTCCAGGTACAACACCAAAGCCAGGGGCAAAGAAGCCAAGCGTTGTGGTAAAGTCTAAATCTCCAAAAACAGGGGATGAAGGAAGCTTTGCACAGTATGCACTATTACTTCTGTCTTCGGGACTAGCTCTAAGCGCTATTGGATATAATCGCAGAAAGAATGTGAAGTAG
- a CDS encoding tetratricopeptide repeat protein, translating to MMKDLRAHWIQLKAEYENRYKESFLEDFERSKDYLEQMKEYLLSKLKERPSDVDAICTLASVKLELGEGDTEYIKLLEDFLDRFSNEVDDKQVARIYTNIAFIEDYSRRALDYLTKAKDLKSPYVETYKALGLYYFPDYDFSKEKKNIERSNEFFKHARELEDSYESNINYGASLYALGEYQEAKKIFEKLITVYPDRMWLKLCIAYCDVALGNKTTAISYLENIKIGSDDNYDLNTDDIMEYQVFDAYYALEEYDRFLRYCTEEVDNEYYTVDWEHLYYVLWISGKRDRFTRLEEKNRKYLEGAIADAIVDTEYDSEKEKQETIESWKEDKRDFEEMISRIKDKQLRPEMELKLYPEYSCYMVDCVRHKF from the coding sequence ATGATGAAGGATTTAAGAGCGCACTGGATACAGTTAAAAGCAGAATATGAAAATCGATATAAAGAATCTTTTTTAGAGGATTTTGAAAGATCAAAAGACTATCTCGAACAGATGAAAGAATATCTACTCTCTAAGTTAAAGGAGCGTCCCTCTGATGTAGATGCAATATGCACATTGGCGTCTGTCAAATTAGAACTCGGAGAAGGTGACACCGAATATATTAAATTGCTGGAGGATTTTCTAGATAGATTTTCAAATGAGGTAGACGATAAGCAAGTTGCGAGGATTTATACCAACATTGCTTTCATTGAGGATTACTCAAGAAGAGCGTTAGATTATTTGACAAAAGCGAAGGATTTGAAATCCCCATATGTGGAGACATATAAAGCCCTCGGACTTTATTATTTTCCTGATTATGATTTCTCTAAAGAGAAAAAGAATATCGAACGTAGTAATGAGTTTTTTAAGCATGCAAGAGAGCTCGAGGATAGTTATGAATCTAATATTAACTATGGGGCATCACTTTATGCGCTTGGAGAATATCAAGAGGCGAAAAAGATATTTGAGAAACTAATTACGGTGTACCCAGATAGAATGTGGCTAAAGCTTTGTATAGCATACTGTGATGTGGCTCTCGGTAATAAAACCACTGCAATTTCATATCTAGAAAATATAAAAATAGGATCTGACGATAATTATGATTTGAACACCGATGACATTATGGAATATCAGGTATTTGATGCATATTATGCGCTAGAAGAATATGATAGATTCCTAAGATACTGCACTGAAGAAGTGGATAACGAATACTATACAGTTGATTGGGAACACCTGTATTATGTGCTGTGGATAAGTGGTAAAAGAGATAGGTTTACAAGGCTTGAAGAAAAGAATCGAAAATACCTTGAGGGTGCAATCGCTGATGCTATAGTAGATACAGAATATGATAGTGAGAAGGAAAAGCAAGAGACTATCGAAAGCTGGAAGGAAGATAAGCGAGATTTTGAAGAGATGATATCTCGTATAAAGGACAAGCAGCTGAGACCGGAAATGGAGCTTAAATTATACCCAGAATATTCTTGTTATATGGTAGACTGTGTAAGACACAAATTTTAA
- a CDS encoding NAD(P)H-dependent oxidoreductase, whose product MNLLIHDLNRIEVEKFIGGNDDIKVISNNNSIRNCMGCFGCWIKTPGKCVINDDYQNMGALFGAAENVIVISRCFYGGYSPFVKNVMDRSIPYLLPFFKIKQNETHHKQRYHNRFNLIVCFYGSDISNKEKEIATKLVEANAINFDANRLKINFCENEEEALRKGISYETHNC is encoded by the coding sequence ATGAATCTACTAATTCATGATTTAAACAGAATTGAAGTTGAAAAATTTATAGGAGGGAATGACGATATAAAGGTCATTTCAAATAATAATTCAATCAGAAATTGTATGGGCTGCTTCGGATGCTGGATAAAGACACCTGGCAAATGTGTGATAAATGATGACTATCAAAATATGGGGGCGTTATTTGGGGCGGCAGAAAATGTCATTGTCATAAGTCGCTGCTTCTACGGAGGATATAGTCCATTTGTAAAAAATGTAATGGATCGAAGCATTCCTTATTTACTTCCTTTTTTCAAAATAAAACAAAATGAAACACATCATAAACAGCGCTACCATAATAGATTCAATCTTATTGTATGTTTTTATGGAAGTGATATCTCAAATAAAGAAAAAGAAATCGCTACAAAGCTAGTAGAGGCCAATGCAATTAACTTTGATGCAAATAGATTAAAGATTAATTTCTGCGAAAATGAAGAGGAGGCTTTGAGAAAGGGGATATCATATGAAACTCACAATTGTTAA
- a CDS encoding NAD(P)H-dependent oxidoreductase: MKLTIVNGSPRHGKSNSGLLVELLLPFIQEKNEVNIAHVENYKSVDKYIDEIVKADMLVFAFPLYVDSIPSHILYLMERISENHRNNKLIIYVIMNNGFYEGKQNHIAIQQMKLWCCDNGFVWGQGIGCGAGEMLPFLKKVPLGHGPTKNLGNALEAFAININRRGTGEELYINPNWPRFIWKHQANRMYWIPKAKKNGLKKKDIFKK; the protein is encoded by the coding sequence ATGAAACTCACAATTGTTAATGGTAGTCCAAGACATGGTAAGAGTAACTCGGGACTTCTTGTAGAGTTGTTATTACCATTCATACAAGAAAAAAATGAAGTGAATATTGCTCATGTGGAGAATTATAAATCCGTAGATAAATATATTGATGAAATCGTTAAAGCAGATATGCTCGTTTTTGCCTTTCCTCTATACGTTGATAGTATTCCGTCTCATATCCTATATCTTATGGAAAGAATAAGTGAAAATCATAGAAATAATAAGCTCATTATATACGTAATTATGAATAATGGCTTTTATGAAGGCAAACAGAATCATATTGCCATTCAGCAGATGAAACTTTGGTGTTGTGATAATGGTTTTGTATGGGGGCAAGGAATAGGCTGCGGAGCTGGTGAAATGCTGCCTTTTTTAAAAAAAGTACCACTTGGGCATGGACCGACTAAAAATTTAGGGAATGCTTTAGAAGCTTTTGCCATAAATATTAATAGACGGGGCACTGGTGAAGAACTTTATATTAATCCTAACTGGCCAAGGTTTATATGGAAACATCAGGCTAATAGAATGTACTGGATTCCAAAGGCTAAGAAGAATGGTTTAAAAAAGAAGGATATTTTTAAGAAATAA
- a CDS encoding FAD-dependent oxidoreductase: protein MNRKVDNIIIGFGKAGKTLANYLGNKGEKTVLVEKSSNMYGGTCINVGCIPSKFLATCADRKAYSNADNKAYYKDSVVGKKNLIAKLNKANYDKVESNENVEVLDGTASFKDDHTIIVDNGSDSYEIFAEKIFINTGTRPFIPDVKGLEVGNRIHTSETLMNLEEFPETLAILGSGFIGLEFAATYAKFGTKVTIIDNGDRLLPREDDDVAEVVYESYKSLGVDILFNSEINHVEQSDEKVLISYTENGDIKELKVDALLVATGRRANALELHLENAGVEVSERGFINVNDHLQTNKPHIFAMGDINGGPQFTYVSLDDYRIVKSYLDGDGSYSRKERQGIAFSAFLHPTFSKVGLGEKDAREKGYNVRVSKLPVTAIPKAKILGNQAGIYKAVVDADTDQILGAVLFGEESHEVINIVVTAMIAKQPYTVLANQIFTHPTMAEALNDLFGSVK, encoded by the coding sequence ATGAATAGAAAAGTAGATAACATAATAATTGGGTTCGGAAAAGCTGGAAAGACGCTGGCTAATTACCTTGGAAATAAAGGAGAGAAGACTGTTCTTGTTGAGAAATCATCAAATATGTATGGTGGAACCTGCATAAACGTGGGGTGCATCCCATCTAAGTTCCTCGCAACTTGTGCAGATAGGAAGGCTTATAGCAATGCTGATAATAAAGCTTACTATAAAGATTCTGTAGTAGGTAAGAAAAACCTTATAGCGAAGCTGAATAAAGCAAATTACGACAAGGTTGAAAGCAATGAAAACGTAGAAGTTCTTGATGGAACAGCCTCGTTTAAAGACGACCACACTATCATAGTTGATAACGGCTCGGATTCATATGAGATATTTGCTGAAAAGATTTTTATCAATACTGGAACTAGGCCGTTTATTCCTGACGTAAAAGGACTGGAAGTAGGTAACCGCATTCATACTAGCGAAACGCTGATGAACCTCGAGGAATTCCCTGAAACGCTAGCTATTTTAGGGAGCGGATTTATAGGGCTAGAGTTTGCAGCAACATATGCAAAGTTTGGAACTAAAGTAACGATTATTGATAATGGGGACAGACTACTTCCAAGAGAAGATGATGATGTAGCAGAAGTAGTATATGAATCATATAAGTCACTAGGTGTTGATATTCTATTCAATTCAGAAATTAATCATGTTGAGCAGAGTGATGAAAAAGTATTGATTTCATATACAGAAAATGGTGACATCAAAGAACTCAAGGTAGATGCACTGCTGGTAGCGACTGGCAGAAGAGCTAATGCCTTGGAACTGCATCTTGAGAATGCTGGAGTTGAAGTTTCTGAAAGAGGATTTATAAATGTAAATGATCACCTACAGACTAACAAGCCGCATATCTTCGCAATGGGGGACATCAATGGCGGGCCTCAGTTCACTTACGTTTCCCTCGATGATTACCGCATTGTGAAAAGCTATTTAGACGGGGATGGAAGCTACTCGCGAAAAGAGCGCCAGGGAATAGCTTTCTCAGCATTTCTACATCCTACATTCTCTAAAGTCGGTCTCGGTGAAAAAGATGCAAGGGAAAAAGGTTATAACGTAAGAGTCTCGAAATTGCCCGTAACGGCTATTCCAAAGGCCAAGATACTTGGAAATCAGGCGGGGATCTACAAGGCTGTCGTTGATGCCGATACTGATCAAATACTTGGAGCAGTGCTTTTTGGAGAGGAGTCTCACGAAGTTATCAATATTGTAGTTACAGCAATGATTGCAAAGCAGCCATACACAGTGCTCGCTAACCAGATATTTACACATCCGACAATGGCGGAGGCACTTAATGACTTGTTCGGTTCGGTTAAGTAA
- a CDS encoding O-acetylhomoserine aminocarboxypropyltransferase/cysteine synthase family protein, with the protein MTNYKTSTVCVQGGYEPKNGEPRVVPIVQSTTFKYESSEQMGNLFDLKESGYFYTRLSNPTNDAVANKICQLEGGVAAILTSSGQAANFYAMMNIASAGDHIISSSAIYGGTYNLIAHTMKQMGIESTFVEPDISPEELEKKFQPNTKLVFGETLSNPSLSVLDIEKFANAAHKHGVPLIVDNTFPTPIFCKPFEWGVDIVTHSTTKYMNGTANSVGGAVVDSGNFDWTKHSDRFPGLTTPDETYHGTVYTESFGKAAYIVKMTTNLMRDLGSIPSPQNAFYLGIGLETLHLRMERHFQNALALAKHLENHPKVSWVSFSGLENDSQHELAEKYLPNGSCGVIAFGVKGGREAAIKFMDSLKLAAIVTHVADSRTCVLHPASTTHRQMNDEELAAAGISQDLVRMSVGIEDIDDIIADVDQALEQ; encoded by the coding sequence ATGACAAATTACAAAACTAGCACGGTATGCGTGCAGGGTGGCTACGAGCCAAAGAACGGAGAACCAAGAGTAGTTCCAATAGTTCAGTCCACTACTTTTAAGTACGAATCATCAGAGCAGATGGGAAATCTATTCGACTTAAAAGAGTCTGGATATTTTTATACTAGACTTTCTAACCCAACTAATGATGCAGTAGCAAACAAGATTTGCCAGCTAGAGGGTGGTGTTGCAGCTATACTTACATCATCTGGTCAGGCTGCAAACTTCTATGCTATGATGAATATTGCAAGCGCGGGTGATCACATTATTTCTAGCTCTGCTATATACGGTGGGACATACAATCTTATCGCACATACTATGAAGCAGATGGGGATAGAGTCTACGTTTGTTGAACCAGATATATCACCTGAGGAGTTAGAGAAGAAGTTCCAGCCTAACACAAAACTTGTATTCGGTGAGACTTTATCAAATCCTTCACTGAGTGTTCTAGATATTGAAAAGTTTGCTAATGCTGCACATAAGCATGGTGTACCGCTAATCGTAGATAATACATTCCCTACGCCAATTTTCTGCAAACCTTTCGAGTGGGGCGTTGATATCGTCACACACTCAACTACAAAATATATGAATGGTACCGCTAATTCAGTCGGTGGAGCAGTTGTAGATTCAGGTAACTTCGACTGGACTAAGCACAGCGACAGGTTCCCGGGACTTACAACTCCTGACGAGACATATCACGGCACTGTTTATACAGAGAGCTTTGGCAAGGCCGCATACATTGTAAAGATGACGACTAATCTTATGCGTGACCTCGGATCTATTCCTTCACCTCAAAATGCCTTCTATCTGGGAATTGGACTTGAGACGCTACATCTGAGAATGGAAAGACATTTCCAGAATGCGCTTGCTCTCGCTAAGCATCTCGAAAATCATCCTAAGGTTTCCTGGGTTTCGTTCTCAGGACTAGAAAATGATAGCCAGCACGAGCTCGCGGAGAAGTATCTTCCTAACGGATCTTGCGGAGTTATCGCATTTGGAGTAAAAGGCGGTAGAGAGGCAGCAATTAAGTTCATGGATTCGCTAAAGCTCGCAGCAATAGTTACACACGTAGCTGATTCAAGAACTTGTGTGCTTCATCCTGCATCGACCACGCATAGACAGATGAACGATGAGGAGCTAGCAGCGGCTGGAATCTCTCAGGATCTAGTGAGAATGTCAGTAGGTATCGAGGATATCGACGATATAATCGCCGACGTTGATCAGGCTCTTGAGCAGTAA